The Cynocephalus volans isolate mCynVol1 chromosome 5, mCynVol1.pri, whole genome shotgun sequence genomic sequence GTGGAAGAAAACTTTCTAGAATAAAGGCAATAAATGTTCTACATTAGGGTGGTGGTTACATAGGTGTATAcgttaataaaaatttattgaattttatacttaagatctgtgcatttcatGGTATGTAAATTTTACCCAGCGATGGGATGAATAATAACTAAATTGAAGGAAGTGGGGTCTATTATCACAGTTTGTCACATATAGGTCCTTTAGTTTATCAGTCAAGGAATTGACTGAGTATTTAGTGTTTACTGAACTGTAAGAGCACAAAGATGAACTTGTTGCTGTTCTCAGGAGGGAACACTGCACTATGGTCACAAGAGATCCTGGGGAAGAGGCTAGAGGGGAGCTGGGTGGCCCTGGGAGCCCCAATTTAGTCTcagggggaaggggtggggaaggcATCTCAGAGAGGCTTTAATGTCCATCGCCCTGGCTCTGCCCTGGGAAGGACAAAACTTTTTTGGTCtcctgtgccttagttttctagCAAGGGTGGTTAATGGACTCAATTCTTAATTCTAAGGGACCATAGCTGTGTTATGGAAGAGCCGCTGTGTGCAGATGGTTTTCTGGGACTGCTGCCACACTCTGCGGGTGCCCTAGGCGGGCAGAAAAGCTGTTTCTCACAGCTCCTTAGACTTGGAATTGAGGAATGGTGTGGGTCCTGGCAATCATAACTATGCCTTTTCCAAAAGCTTTCAGCCCCTTTTTCCTAGGTGACATTTTAACATATTAGGTCACAGGTTACTGAGCTACTCATCCCttttctcaaacattttaaaCCTAAGTGATGTGACAGTTGGGGGAAAAGTCGTTtactgaaagacaaagaagaccacttAAATTTGCATTAGAGCGCAAATCTTCAGAGTCTCTCTAACGTGATTTTCCTCACAATTCTGAATGCATGACATAGTGAATATTGTACTCTTGTATAAACCCTTGATCTTCACAACACATTAGTGGGCAATGAAATTTGTTAAGCAGGCTtattactaaaaggaaaaattcagGCTTTGGAGAGGAATTTCTTGCCTGATGTCACCTAGGTAATCATGCTAAGAGATAGATCTGATACCAATGTCCCTCAGCTGGCTGGATTATAAAGCTTCTAGGATTGCTGACCTCTGAAATTCAGGTGATTTTGGATAATTTAGAGGTTAGTGATAGATGATCAGATTTTCCAGACCTGCAAATTGAATCTGTGCTTTCCTGCTTCGTAAGTGCTTTGTCCTAGTGTTGGGATGGGAAGGAAGAGATTTAAGAACTGAAATCACTGAGAATGTTACTCATTTGTTGAACAGACTCTAGGGCCTGATTTTGGTCAGATTGTGTCCCAGATTTTAGAATGTGTTCAGACATGAAGGAGTCACTACATGTAGTATCAGGTTTTCAACTCACCTGTGCTTCTCTTTCATGCACTTGTGGGACTAATTGAGGgttttttatgcattcattcattactCATTTATTACCATTGAATTGCTAATTTGTTCTACACTAAATGAAACAAGGAATTGGGATCCCCAGTTGTATCACTAACAGGTTGTGTGACACAGGCAAATTGCTCCTTACCTCAGTTTATACAGTTGTAGCATGGGTATAGCAATTCTTACCTCAAGTGACTGCAGTGGCATATTTGAGGATTGAGATAAATGTATATTGCAATGTTTTGACAAATATTAAATGCACCCCTATGAGAGAGTATTGTTGCTGTGTGGGCCAGCATGAGTTAGGCCAGTGGTTCTAAACTTCAGTATGAGTAATGATCCTTGGGGAGTCTATGAAAATACAGATTACTGAGCCTACTTTCAGAGATTCTGAGGTATGTGATGtcggaatctgcattttaagaagAACTTCAGGCAATTCTGATGCAGATGATCTAAGAACCCCACTGAGAAACACTGGCATATGTGCAGAATATTGGGGACTCCTCAGGAAAGCGTCTGTTCTCAGAGTGATCCAGGGCCCTCATCTAGAGCCGTTTGCCAAAGGTTAATTTGTACATGTTCAGAAGTgatgcctttcatttctgatgtttgtCTGCATGCCCTGAAAGGGACTAATACTCAGTAGGTACTTAGTAGAAACATGCCGGCCTCCCCTACATGCAGAAAACCATGATTCTGCAGGTGAATAGGCTGGAGGGTAAGCAGtcttgtctcttccttttctttacagcaatgcagagtctTCAGAGAAGAGGTTCAGAATGAACAGCTTTGTGTCAGACTTTGGAAGACCTCTGGAGCCAGATAAGGTGTTTTCTTGCCAGGCCAACGAGGAGTCCAGGTCTCTCTTTCACTGCTACATCAATGAAGTAGAACACTTGGACAGGGCCAAAGCTTGTCACCAGATCACAGCCATCGACAGTGATGTCCAACTCCAGGAAGCCATCAGAAGCTGCAGGCGGCCAGAGGAGGAGCTGAACAGGCTCATGGAGTTTGACATCCCCAACTTCGTGAACACAGACCAGAAGTCCTCCTTTGGGGAAGATGATCTTCTGATTTCTGAACCACCTATTGTTCTAGAAAACAAGCCAGTTTCCCAGACCTTGCACAAAGACCTggattaaaaaacatgttttcctGAAGATGTGGGTTCTGTCTTTGTATGGCAAGATATaaaattgcatgtgtgtgtgcacgcatgtgcgcatgtgagagagagacagggagatagagacagagggagagacagagagacagagagaagagaagaaagctgAGTAAGAAGAAAGCTGATTAAGCTgagggctttttgtttgtttttgcctttaaatGCATTGGGGGTATTTTTTGTATTAAAGTATTTACATTATCTCACATTCCTTCTTGTTGGAAAATTTGGCCAAATCCTCACTGTCAATATTCTTGAATGAAGGTTAGCATCCTGCGCTCCAATCTGACCCTGACACTACCATGCTCTACCATTAGCGAGATGCTTTACCTCTCTGGGTTGCCACATTTTTAACTTTAAGGTGAGGTATCTACAGTTGATGATCCATCCCAGCTGTGatgttttgactttttaatatttaaaatatgactttgCATCCAGAGGAGGCAGGGATATGCATAAAGCAGTATGAACTAGGGCACTGCTGCCTATCTCTGTAAGATTCCCAGAATTTCTATACCTTCCACTGAACCCTTAATTGAGCCCAGCTTTAGTCAGGGGGTCCAAGTGTCTACCAAAATGTCAGGAGACCGACTTTACACAGTTACTGGGGCCAACATTTCTGCTAGGTTGTGCTGAAATAGCTCTTCTGAGGACCTCCAGCCACCTGTGCCATGGGGATTCCTGGGAACGGGCCTGTCCTCAGAATGATCAGAATGAGTACCAATCTATGGTATATCACATGACACTCCTGTCTCCAAGAAATGTAGGGAAGGTTGTCAGCTGAGTGAGGGGAGATgcttctgtgtgtctctgtgttggTGTGTCTTTGCTGTGCCATCGCCTACAGAACGAGAAAAATACTATTTCCATGGTGTCTGTTTACTTGGCAAATGTATATGTGATGGTCATTGGCTTTGAACTGAGATGGTCAGTGGGTTGTAAATACCCCACTAACAGGTATTCAGGATGGCTGGATTATGCTGGCATGTGGGCAACACAGAGTTGATTTCATGAAGGAGTCAAGGCTGCATGCGGGGGTGGGACACACCTGGTTCTGCCCCCACAGTCATTGCATGCATAGCCAGCTGCCAATCGCTGGGCAGCATTTCCGCTATGAATTTGTTCACTACCTGTTTTGCTTAAGctacaaaataaatgcatttgaCTACACAGGaattttttctggttctttgtttTCACACAtacaatttttcatttccttaaaaattatACCATGTCTATAATGCCTCCTAACTTTCTGAAGTGGGCAATGCTGACTCTCATCTCTGGGACTCTGGCAATTGACCTGAGTCTGCATGAGATTTTACTTAGGAATTATTTCACTAAAAGAAATCCCTTTCCTGTAATGtcttttaaggaaaatattattCTTTAGATCCTAACACTAAAAAGTAGAACAAAGCAGAGAATATTTCTTGTAATTAAAGCTACTGTAACACATTCTTGCAAGTAGATATTTGCTATTTTCGCAAATATTTTCATGCAAGAGAGCAAGAGTAGCAAAGAATGCTGATTCAATGAGTTCCCACTATTATGAGTATTATCatttataatttacttaaccaatTATAAATTATGTGCTATTTCTTATTAAGGTTCAAAGCTACTCATGTGGTATCTTATTTAGAAGCACATTTATTAGaagactcaaaaatatttaaaagttggaAAAATACCCATGACTATACTGTCATTTTAATGAACTAAATGCTGAGAATTGTGAAGGTCTAAGACTTCACCCCTCTTGTTGCAAGTTAGCTTGTCACAGTCTCATGGATGCAGCCAGCAGATACAAGACTCCTGAGTCAAAGGGAAAGAACCTCATTACAGCACGGCAGGCAGCAGGTGCTTCCTGTTGGTGTTGGTTCCAGAGTTTATTTCCTATTGTTGTtgtaataaattaccataaaATTAGTGACTTAaacacacaaatttattctcttacagttctagagtataaaagtccaaaatcagtctCAGTGGGATACAATCAAGGTATTAACAGGGCTGTGTTCCATCAGAAGACCCCGgggaagaatttattttcttgccttttctggcTTCCAGAGGCTGCTTACACTTCCTGCCTCATGGTTCTCTATCACTGTGACCTGCTCTTCCACTTTACATCTGTCTCTGACTgtcctgcctctctcttataaggacccttgtgattacattggactacccaggataatctccccatctcaagatgcTTCACATAATCACATTGGCacagtcccttttgccatgtaagctAACATATTTGTAGGTTCCAGAGGTTAGGATGTGAACATGTTTGGAGGGGCCTTTAGCTTGCCAGTCCTCCCTTTGGCCCAAAGGTTCATATCCatcccacatgcaaaatacattcaccccACGCTGATATACTCCAAAGTCTCAATTCATGATAGCATCAACTCAAAGTGCAATATATCATCCAAATCTTACCAGCTCAAAGTCCCAAATCTCATTACCTTAATCATCTAAATCAGGTATGGGTGAGAttctggaaggaagaaaggagtcaCCAATCTcaagaaatttcaaaattcaaCTGAGAGAACTCTATTAGGTTGCAAGGCCTGGAAATAATCTGTGGCTTGTGGCTTTATTGTTTGGGCTCCTTGGAGTGATCCTTGGAGTGATCCTTCCTTTTTCTTGAAGTGTACAATGCATTTGTAGCTGAGTGGTTTCATCAGCCTGTTTCCTGAATGTAGAATTTTAGGAGTCTGACAGCATTCTTTTATCTTGTCCTCTCCCTGTCCCGTTAAGTTCAAGTTGGCAGTGTTTCTGCTGCTGTGCCATTTCAAGTATCTATGGGTCTCCTGGATATGTTACAGGAATTCATTCCATTAGGCAAGAGGCTCCTCCACAAATCGTTTCTGAATAGCCGCATCTCTATTCCTCACCTCTGCTCAGTTAGGTTCATGAATCATACTCCTAATCTCTTCAAAGAGCCCTCTGTGTAATTTAATACAAAAAGGAACTTTTTGCTCCTTTCAAGACACTAGCAAGGGTTGTCCAGTCctacccttttctttctctccagagCATGCTTTCCTAACAGTGAATCTCCTAGTATTAGTGTCTTTTGCATTATGAACAGGTTAAGAATTTCCCAGATCATCAAATCCTGGTTCCATTTCACTTAATGGTTCTTccctcaatttctttctttccttttgcatttAACTATAACAGCAAGAAGAAACCAGACCTTGTTTTTAATGCTTTGCTAGGCAGTCTCCTTAGCTAAATGCCTGAGTTCGTTTTTTCCAGATTTTGCTTTCTATATAACTGCAGGACACAATTCACCTAAGTCTTCTGCCACTGTGTAACAAGGATCTCCTTTTCTTGAGTTTCCGATAACAcattcctcatttccatctgaggcTTCACCTGCAGTGCCTGTAATGTCCACATTTCTACAAATATTGTTTATGATGATTTAGGTATTATatgagatatatatttttcctacCACACTCATTATTTCCTTCTGAGTCCTCACTAACAAATTAACATccacatttctaccaacagtctGCCCAAGGCAATCTAGGCATTTTCTATCATGCTCctcaaaattcttccagcttctgtcTGTTGCCCAATTCCACatatttaggtatttgttacagcagcaataagaaattGATGTAGTTCTCCTTGCCCTCAAGTcacagggggaggaggagatggaggggCTCAGGTGGACGCTGTGCACCCACCTCAGGTTAAATTCAATGGGTtgctttccttctgaaagctGCCAAGACTTTGCCAAAGCATACGCTGTGTATGTGAACTATTTTATTATCTACTGAAATACTAAGCAGTAGAACAAGAATCCATCGTGCCTCCCAGAAATGGTGTATGGTAGAAATAGGAAGTCTTTATGGCTAGGCCAGGCTTTTAGATATCTTGAGGGAGGCGGCTTCAGTCAGCCTGTGATCAGTGGTCGTGAGTTGGCAGCCTCTGCTGCTTCTTGAGGCAGATGTGTGTGGGGCGTAGAgaaaatattcttgtttttctacagAGTTGGGGCTTTTGAAGAAATCTTGCTAGGGATCCTGGGCTAAGAGCTAACTTTGGGAAGTTAATTTACAACTACATAGTGAATGAGAGAAAACCAAAGAAATATGCCTGACTTAGGAGGTATGTGTTTACATTTTAAGGGGAAATAGCCAGGCTCAGTGGTGCGTGTCTGTAGTCCCAGCTATTTGGAGGATCAAAGGATCGCTGGAGCCCAGGAGTAGGAGTTCCGGGCACAGTATGGTGACGTTGTGGGAGCAGGGGACCACCAGGCTGCCCAAAGAGGGGTGAACTGGCTCAGGTTGGAAATGGACCAGATCAAGGGAAAATAAGTTCCGGGACCTTGGAGACAGCTCTAGATCATAAAAGCTAGAGATACTCAGGACAGATGTATTTACATTTCCAGGATCTTTTCCATCTGGTCTCTACGGAGCAAAAGTTTTTCTTCCTCCTATTCTGCCTCTTTTGCTGTATATTTGAGTTTCTCTCAAGTAGAGAAACTCTATTTGATTCGTATGTGTAGGAGATTTTGACCTAGTTTGCATTGTGTTACTTCAGGGGTAAGAATTGGGGTTTGGGGAACCATGAGATTatggtttgctttttaaatgaataatgagAAGCTGATTTGACCCAGATCACCTTGGGTATGCATtcatgataaaattaataaagatagATATTAAAACTTCAACATAACACAACGTTAAAGTTTATTGCAAAAGTACCTCCTTGGATAAGAGAATAGTGTCCAGTGTAAGTGTCAGAGGGCTGGTACACAGGAGCCTGCCGCTATAGCACTCACGGAGCCTAAGAGCTACCGATGTGAGCTGGGAAGCACCAGACTGGCTTCAAGTAAAATGTGTGAGGATGAATTTCATTAAAGAGATAATAAGTCAAAAGACGATATGGTAACAACAGTGTCTTAGGTCAGTTTCCacagaagcagagcctgaggtgAGGATTCTTGTCGGAGTGACTTATTGGAGGCAAACGATCAGAAAAAGGGGAGTGAGGGAAGCAGCTAGGGCAGAAGGAAAGCTGGCAAGAGTGTTATCTCGGCTGGAGATTAGCCTCATTCTGATCTCACAGGTAGATTTGGGGCACAAATTCCACCACAGAGTTGGTCCCCTCTTGAGATAGGGGCATGGCCTTTTGCAGCCCCAAGTCAGTCAGGTTAAGGTGGCTTCTCCCTTGACCAAGGGCAATTCTTGAGAGAAGAGGGCATTGGCCGACATCCCCAGCAGCTGGGATCAGTGCACTGGCTAGTGAAGGACTCTGGGTGGGGGCACTACCAGCACCCATTACAAACAATAATGGGTGACATTCATTAGGCACTCAGCTGCCCCTGtgctaaattaatttttgtaaccCCACTATAAGAACTCTCAACAAAGAGGTCTAAATGATCATTTTAAGTGTAAAGTCTGGTTACTTCTCTCCTGAAAACCCTGCAATGGCTTCTCATTTTACTCAGTGAAGACAGAGACCTTACAATGACCTCAAAGCTCTATATGACCTCTGTTTCCTCCCCATCacagaagaggcagtcttctccaTAACTTTACGCAGGGAGTTTCAGTAAACCAAGAAAGTCTCTACGTTTTGGGAGAAAACCCTTTTTCAGAATGGATATTATAATTCTATCCCCTCCAAGTAACTGTGGCACCAATTCATAAGCTTACCATCCTGGCTttaagttttctctttatttttgtcacCTAatacttctctttccttcataCTTAGCTCTGTATTACtttgttattgtattttattCAGCATtactaaaagttttatttaaaagggATTCAAATTAGCTCAGTTCACAATTTTTCCGGAACTGAAAGCACACTCATTTCTTCAGTTCTTGAATATCTGTTTGATTCttcttaaaaatatcttctattttggccattattttctctatgttcttGAGTATATTAAAAGTAATTGTTTTATAGTTGTTATAAATGACTATACCAATTCTAATACCTAGATCATCTGTGGTTTGCATCTATTGTTTAATGTTTCTTATTCTCACATTATCAATCACATGGTCTTGACAATTTGCATGCCTAGATGTTTTTTATTGTTCGACAGACATTGCATAGGAAAAATCCGTTGATGCTACATACAATGTTATCTTCCACAAGAGAATTTTCCCACTTTCCTCTGTTAGGCACACAGGGTGAGGGGCTGATCATCTCACCTCAGTCATGCACTGATGTGGGTCaggactaaatttaaaaaaatttttttaagacaaaagcttatttatttatttagataatttattatacacacatgtggggcacaatgttgattttcaataattctgTACAAGTGTGGTgtttagatcagtatagttagcttatttatcTAATTataatacgcaatcattctttatgtctgttgtgaattggatttttaaaataattttgaggtacacttgacaaaataatttttgcatatttaagGCACACAATACATTTTGACACATGTATGCATGTACcaagaaaccatcaccacaatcaaaataattaacatatctgtcaTACATAAAAATCATCTAGTGCCCTTTTATAATCCCTCCCTACTCACCCCTTCCCCTGAAGCCAcggatctgctttctgtcattatatCTTGGTTCATATTTTCAGGAtatttatatgaatggaatcatgtaGTTCCTGCTCTGttttgcctggcttctttcattcagcatgatTATTTGGAGATTTGTCCATGTTGCCTTATGtgtcaatagttcattccttcttattgctgagtaatatttcattgtatgaatataccatattttatttatccatatatttgttgatggacatttgggttatatataattttggctattacaaataaaatgctataaatatttgtttacatgtgTTTCTATGaatacatgcttttattttttaagtacctAGAAGGGGAATgtctgggtcatatggcagatagGTGTTTACACATTTAAGAACCTGCAAAACCATTTTCCAAAATAGTTGCACCATTTAAAATTACTCAGAATGTATATGAACTCCGGTTTCTCTACTTCCTTGCCAATATGCTATAACATCAGTTTTCAGAattgtttccattcttttttttttttatttttaaagatgaccagtaaggggatcttaacccttggcttggtgttgtcagcaccacgctcaaccagtgagcgaaccggccatccctatatgggatccgaacccgtgaccttggtgttatcagcaccgcactctgcagagtgagccacgggccagccctgtttCCATTCTAATATacatgtgtagtggtatctcattgtggttttcaatcatatttctctaatgactag encodes the following:
- the MRAP2 gene encoding melanocortin-2 receptor accessory protein 2, with protein sequence MEMSAQRLISNRTSQQSASNSDYTWEYEYYEIGPVSFEGLKAHKYSIVIGFWVGLAVFVIFMFFVLTLLTKTGAPHQDNAESSEKRFRMNSFVSDFGRPLEPDKVFSCQANEESRSLFHCYINEVEHLDRAKACHQITAIDSDVQLQEAIRSCRRPEEELNRLMEFDIPNFVNTDQKSSFGEDDLLISEPPIVLENKPVSQTLHKDLD